In the Deinococcus arcticus genome, one interval contains:
- a CDS encoding ZIP family metal transporter — MSAPAAPRGRWASLWGLALVPLLLLGAVLAYLVATGGGMKALQGPPVEQVKIGRVTLPERGVIQVQVVNDGPQAVTLPQVMVDDAFWSFTARPAGAIPRLGTATLTIPYPWVEGEAHKVALLSSLGTVFEAEIPVATLTPQPGRDLFVRFGLVGLYVGVVPVLLGMLWFPWMRRLSARAMNFILALTVGLLVYLAVGTYLDAQEFAAALPAFWQGTPAVLLIALLTLGVLLALGGKRRPEEAPLGLSYRIATGIGLHNLGEGLAIGAAFALGEAALGTFLILGFTLHNITEGVGIVAPVVRQKPKLIQFALLALIAGGPAILGTWLGGFAFNPVLATIFLAVGVGAIVQVVWEVGRLVARNTAALGAPLVSWSTLGGFTVGVALMYFTAFFVKF, encoded by the coding sequence GTGAGTGCGCCAGCGGCGCCGCGGGGCCGCTGGGCCAGCCTCTGGGGTCTGGCACTTGTTCCTTTGCTGCTGCTTGGGGCGGTGCTCGCGTATCTGGTCGCCACAGGCGGCGGCATGAAGGCCCTCCAGGGTCCACCTGTCGAGCAGGTCAAGATTGGCCGCGTCACCCTGCCTGAGCGCGGCGTCATTCAGGTGCAGGTGGTCAATGACGGTCCGCAGGCGGTCACCCTGCCGCAGGTGATGGTGGACGACGCCTTCTGGTCGTTTACCGCCAGGCCCGCTGGGGCCATTCCCCGCCTGGGCACCGCGACGTTGACGATTCCCTATCCCTGGGTTGAGGGCGAGGCGCATAAGGTGGCGCTGCTGAGCTCGCTGGGCACCGTGTTCGAAGCGGAGATTCCAGTGGCGACTTTGACCCCTCAGCCGGGGCGGGATCTGTTCGTGCGCTTCGGGCTGGTGGGGTTGTACGTCGGCGTGGTCCCGGTGCTGCTGGGGATGCTCTGGTTTCCCTGGATGCGCCGCCTGAGTGCGCGTGCCATGAACTTCATCCTGGCCCTGACCGTGGGCCTGCTGGTCTACCTCGCAGTGGGTACTTACCTGGACGCCCAGGAATTCGCGGCGGCGCTGCCCGCCTTCTGGCAGGGGACGCCGGCCGTGCTGCTGATCGCTCTGTTGACCCTGGGGGTGCTGCTGGCACTGGGCGGCAAACGCCGGCCTGAGGAGGCGCCCCTGGGGCTCTCGTACCGCATCGCCACGGGGATCGGTCTGCACAACCTCGGGGAGGGCCTCGCCATTGGCGCAGCCTTTGCGCTGGGAGAAGCGGCGCTGGGCACCTTCCTGATTCTGGGGTTCACCCTGCACAACATCACCGAAGGTGTGGGGATCGTGGCGCCGGTCGTGCGCCAGAAGCCAAAACTGATCCAGTTTGCCCTGCTGGCGCTGATCGCTGGTGGACCGGCCATCCTGGGCACCTGGCTGGGCGGCTTTGCGTTCAACCCGGTTTTGGCGACCATCTTCCTAGCCGTGGGCGTGGGCGCCATTGTGCAGGTGGTGTGGGAGGTGGGCCGCCTGGTGGCGCGCAATACAGCAGCCCTGGGTGCGCCTCTGGTGAGCTGGTCCACCCTGGGCGGCTTTACGGTCGGTGTCGCCCTGATGTACTTCACTGCCTTCTTCGTCAAGTTTTAG